A genomic stretch from Podospora pseudoanserina strain CBS 124.78 chromosome 3, whole genome shotgun sequence includes:
- a CDS encoding hypothetical protein (EggNog:ENOG503NVED; COG:S), protein MPPRINIPPVTRICLIVLLVQSVLSAAIRYRQWTANSEIVIPYLNLIPQLSLVYPWTFLTTTLVESNIFTLSIAGFTLYHGGRYLERAWSGRELAKFLLIVSLVPNALVFATTIFFFALTRNEGWTLMTIAGTIPIQISFLVAFSQLVPAHTVTLFRGILSLRVPRFPLLYIGLVILLCLTPMLTAASFLLAIYGLIVSWTYLRFYKPVFPDLDASQPAHLRGDASETFAFAQFFPGPVRPLASSISDQVFIVLVAMRLCTPFSAADVSAARGDHHHHNFAQRGVPGSARAEAERRRALALKALDQRLHAATANAAARASNAPPPPAVVPPIPSATGPTVQSQPQAGAQKTMTVQGGGEMLGETSYNPDGDDHK, encoded by the exons atgCCGCCCCGAATAAACATCCCGCCAGTAACTCGCATCTGCCTCATCGTGCTGCTTGTCCAGTCAGTGCTGAGCGCCGCTATACGATACCGACAATGGACGGCCAACTCTGAAATCGTTATCCCATATCTGAACCTGATCCCACAGCTATCACTGGTCTACCCCTGGACCTTTTTGACGACGACACTAGTCGAGAGCAACATCTTCACCCTGAGCATTGCCGGCTTCACACTCTACCATGGCGGCCGCTACCTCGAACGTGCGTGGTCAGGCCGGGAGCTTGCCAAGTTCCTGCTCATCGTTTCCCTTGTGCCAAATGCCTTGGTCTTTGCtaccaccatcttcttctttgccctGACAAGAAATGAGGGGTGGAC GCTCATGACCATCGCCGGaaccatccccatccagatctccttcctcgtcgcCTTCAGCCAGCTTGTCCCCGCACACACCGTAACCCTCTTCAGGGGCATCCTCTCCCTGCGGGTACCTCGATTTCCCCTCCTTTACATcggcctcgtcatcctcctctgcctcaccCCGATGCTCACTGCCGCTTcgttcctcctcgccatctaTGGCCTCATCGTAAGCTGGACCTACCTCCGCTTCTACAAGCCCGTCTTCCCCGATCTCGATGCGTCGCAACCCGCCCACCTCCGCGGCGACGCCAGTGAGACTTTTGCGTTCGCCCAGTTCTTCCCCGGCCCCGTCCGGCCTCTGGCCTCGAGCATCTCAGATCAGGTGTTCATCGTCCTCGTTGCTATGCGCCTTTGCACACCCTTCAGCGCTGCTGATGTATCAGCCGCCCGGggagatcaccaccaccacaactttGCTCAGCGCGGTGTGCCGGGTAGTGCTCGCGCCGAAGCTGAAAGGAGGAGAGCTCTGGCGTTGAAGGCGCTTGATCAGCGGCTACACGCTGCCACGGCGAATGCGGCGGCCAGGGCGTCGAAcgcaccgcctccaccagcgGTTGTTCCTCCTATTCCCTCGGCGACGGGACCAACAGTACAGAGCCAACCGCAAGCTGGAGCGCAAAAGACCATGACGGTGcagggtggaggagagatgCTGGGGGAGACATCGTATAACCCTGATGGAGATGACCACAAATAG
- a CDS encoding hypothetical protein (COG:B; EggNog:ENOG503P0Q8), with the protein MKELLDTNRVNYLIWRYLLESNYRETAAKLQKEWRIQTPHRHFDYAPHVKTYALVNLLNKGLQFEAYERQFAEQKVWWPDFIVVVKLTRPAPRDVPATAEATPRGVFGPLKFQPDVMEVEEDEVEEEAEESEDAEYDEDIENPRKRAVDRHLAVSHGSPAKRQRLSNGYDNGADSATTPMEIDHHHHHHNGAENNHAYPSPLEGEQAASPIPHTEGPSRGTQVDDTRDLTQDTVFLRLGADDSTEASENPIVLISKWNPKDPSILATGGTDALARIWTLPRGAAPDAALPDHVDTAPRYLHLGDDLPNDSTVTSMAWSSNGALIALGIEIGNKSRLGVWAADGTSAYRFEGLDSPITNLCWSPNDKFLLAISPDMTNGLENPRTLIQVSSPTTVNPMSHILNYDIHSYPVDATWIGESSFILCGQGMLTAFRCTEKEVVQIREFETRKDERFQYVKFDWRSSLVATGSEAGFIDIWDESSRRRSIKAHDGAITAMQWQPLQADPAEGERLLVSCGIDGGIFVWNVLGGLENRPKYSITLDSPLAANSLAISPDGSHIAVATHDRILIWKLGEHQVPKAGWMPNTGWQTPKTGSDSGDSLPFLEWDCEGKRLVHGLDNRLAIINFR; encoded by the exons ATGAAGGAATTACTCGACACTAACCGTGTCAACTATCTCATCTGGAG GTACTTATTGGAGTCAA ATTATCGGGAAACCGCCGCCAAGCTGCAAAAGGAGTGGCGGATCCAAACGCCTCACAGGCATTTTGACTATGCTCCGCACGTCAAGACGTATGCATTGGTGAACCTTCTCAACAAAGGCCTTCAGTTTGAAGCGTATGAGAGACAGTTTGCTGAGCAAAAGGTATGGTGGCCCGATttcattgttgttgtgaaaTTGACTCGACCT GCGCCTCGTGATGTGCCGGCAACGGCCGAGGCGACACCGCGTGGGGTGTTTGGACCGCTCAAGTTCCAGCCCGacgtgatggaggtggaggaggatgaggtggaggaggaggcagaagaATCCGAGGATGCAGAGTACGATGAAGACATCGAGAACCCAAGAAAGCGCGCGGTCGACCGGCATCTCGCCGTGTCGCATGGGTCGCCCGCTAAGCGGCAGAGACTGAGCAACGGCTACGACAACGGGGCGGATTCTGCCACAACCCCCATGGAAattgaccaccaccaccaccaccacaacggCGCGGAAAACAACCACGCCTACCCATCGCCCCTGGAGGGCGAACAGGCCGCATCACCAATCCCTCACACTGAGGGGCCCTCGCGGGGCACACAGGTTGACGACACACGGGACCTCACCCAAGACACGGTGTTTCTGCGACTCGGCGCCGATGATTCCACAGAAGCTAGCGAAAACCCTATCGTGCTCATCAGCAAGTGGAACCCCAAAGACCCATCAATCTTGGCGACTGGCGGGACCGATGCGCTAGCCCGCATTTGGACGCTTCCGCGTGGAGCCGCCCCAGACGCCGCCCTGCCAGATCACGTGGACACAGCCCCTCGGTACCtccatcttggtgatgacctCCCCAATGATTCAACCGTCACCTCCATGGCATGGAGCTCCAATGGCGCTCTTATCGCCCTCGGGATTGAGATAGGAAACAAGTCCCGTCTTGGGGTGTGGGCTGCCGATGGTACCAGTGCCTACCGTTTCGAAGGCCTCgactcccccatcaccaacctctgcTGGAGTCCCAATGACAAGTTCCTTTTGGCCATCTCACCGGATATGACCAATGGACTGGAGAACCCCCGGACTCTGATCCAGGTTTCGTCTCCGACCACGGTGAATCCAATGTCTCACATCCTCAACTACGATATTCACAGCTACCCCGTCGATGCCACATGGATCGGCGAGAGCTCTTTTATTCTCTGCGGTCAAGGCATGTTGACTGCCTTCCGATGCACTGAAAAGGAGGTTGTTCAGATCAGAGAGTTTGAAACACGCAAGGACGAGCGATTCCAGTATGTCAAGTTCGACTGGCGTTCTAGCCTTGTTGCCACTGGCAGCGAAGCGGGTTTCATTGAT ATTTGGGATGAGTCCAGTAGGCGGCGTTCGATAAAAGCCCATGACGGCGCTATCACCGCTATGCAGTGGCAACCGCTGCAAGCGGACCCTGCGGAGGGCGAGAGGCTGTTGGTGTCATGTGGCATCGATGGCGGCATCTTTGTCTGGAACGTACTTGGAGGCCTGGAGAATAGGCCGAAGTACTCGATCACCTTGGATTCACCCCTTGCAGCAAATAGCCTCGCCATTAGCCCCGACGGATCGCACATCGCTGTAGCAACACATGACAGAATCTTGATCTGGAAGCTTGGTGAACATCAAGTCCCTAAAGCCGGCTGGATGCCGAATACTGGGTGGCAGACCCCTAAGACGGGATCCGACTCGGGTGATTCCTTGCCATTCTTGGAGTGGGACTGCGAGGGCAAGAGACTGGTTCATGGTTTGGATAACCGACTCGCTATCATTAACTTCCGGTAG
- a CDS encoding hypothetical protein (EggNog:ENOG503P6MH) produces the protein MIAPAFFPLYKFLDNFSMATSTSPTSEPATTTPSGETTKNEQTYPCSCHCGSITFTVTLSPPLAEQTVMECNCSICRRVGYLLVFPPKEAVVFSEDSLPRLSRYQFNTKQIDHLFCGNCGSSLGIDFREFRQKGYGISVRAFNNVDLEGLKYKKGDGKAKLPPYSDLSGVQWALDHPAGENERKEKAM, from the exons ATGATTGCCCCAGCCTTCTTCCCTTTATACAAGTTTCTTGACAATTTCAGCATGgcaacctcgacctcgccaacctcggagcctgccaccaccacccccagtGGTGAAACAACCAAAAACGAGCAAACCTACCCCTGTTCCTGCCACTGCGGCTCGATAACCTTTACCGtgaccctctcccccccgcTGGCAGAGCAGACAGTGATGGAATGTAACTGCTCGATTTGTCGACGGGTTGGGTATCTGCTTGTTT TCCCCCCCAAAGAAGCAGTCGTGTTCTCCGAAGAcagcctcccccgcctctcCCGCTACCAGTTCAACACCAAACAAATCGACCACCTCTTCTGCGGTAACTGCGGCTCCAGCCTGGGCATCGACTTTCGCGAGTTTCGGCAGAAGGGGTACGGGATCAGCGTGAGGGCGTTCAACAATGTCGACTTGGAAGGGCTGAAGTACAAAAAGGGGGATGGAAAGGCCAAGCTCCCTCCTTATAGTGATTTATCCGGGGTCCAGTGGGCTTTGGACCACCCTGCTGGCGAGAACGAGCGGAAGGAAAAGGCTATGTAG
- a CDS encoding hypothetical protein (COG:S; EggNog:ENOG503NTW3) produces MGPNIVDRALEAAEHDAATPISPTPTHHELPHRTSAEIERVISASSVSSASSSHSARPRRPSTVGTGIVGVGMSRVSTSRDLPPTELGRIQTARSQHSATVGRSLRSRRSRASLVKPLPPFGAGKPYPPLLPNQEDFVVEFDGPDDPLHAQNWPMAKKLLTATMLGYTTMIASFGSSIFSAATRAVATDFGVSPDVSLLGVSLYVLGFATGPTFWAPLSELKGRRLPLVASMFGFTIFNLACGTAKDLQTVLITRFFAGFFGACPLAVVAAVFSDMFDNRTRGMAITVFSMTVFTGPMLAPFIGGFMVEDESIGWRWTAYLIAIMGAVAFIIDLIFLEETYPPVILVSKAAELRRRTLNWGIHAKQEEIEIDVKELITKNFSRPMRLLFCEPIVTLLSVYMAFIYGLLYLFLTAYPFVFMGVHGMSAGVAGLTFFGMIIGQIIAGVTVLMQQPWYARKLAANNGVPVPEWRLPSVIAGGVAFAIGLFWFGWTGFTKDIHWIWPTLSGLMTGFGIASIFLQALNYLVDSYLMFAASAIAGNTFLRSLAGAAFPLFARYMFEGMGTQWASTLLGCIGVALVPIPVIFYMFGDRIRAKSAYAPTFGAGPEVAESETGDDSELGHGEKEAPGSVPRTDMDAAQRAV; encoded by the exons ATGGGACCCAACATCGTCGACCGCGCCCTCGAGGCGGCAGAACACGACGCCGCCACCCCaatctcaccaaccccaacccaccatgAGCTCCCCCACCGAACAAGCGCCGAGATTGAGCGCGTCATCTCCGCCAGCTCGGtatcctccgcctcctcctctcactcGGCCCGGCCCCGCAGACCCTCCACCGTCGGCACCGGCATAGTCGGCGTGGGCATGTCCCGAGTCTCCACCTCCCGagacctccccccaaccgaGCTCGGCCGCATCCAGACCGCCCGCAGCCAGCACAGCGCAACCGTCGGCCGTTCCCTCCGCTCCAGACGAAGCCGTGCCTCCCTCGTCAagccccttccccctttcgGCGCCGGAAAGCCATACCCACCCCTCCTACCCAATCAAGAGGACTTCGTCGTCGAGTTCGACGGCCCTGATGACCCCCTCCACGCTCAAAACTGGCCCATGGCTAAGAA ACTTCTCACAGCAACAATGCTAGGCTACACAACAATGATCGCCTCCTTCggctcctccatcttctccgccgccacccgCGCCGTCGCAACCGACTTTGGCGTATCCCCTgacgtctccctcctcggtgTATCCCTCTACGTCCTCGGCTTCGCCACCGGCCCAACCTTTTGGGCTCCCCTATCCGAGCTCAAAGGCCGTCGCTTACCCCTGGTAGCCTCCATGTTCGGcttcaccatcttcaacctcgcctGCGGAACCGCCAAAGACCTCCAGACCGTCCTCATCACGAGGTTCTTTGCCGGTTTTTTCGGTGCTTGCCCCCTTGCTGTCGTTGCAGCTGTCTTCTCAGACATGTTTGACAACCGCACGCGTGGCATGGCCATCACCGTGTTCAGCATGACTGTCTTTACCGGTCCCATGCTGGCGCCGTTTATCGGCGGGTTcatggttgaggatgagagcaTCGGGTGGAGGTGGACGGCCTATCTCATTGCGATCATGGGTGCTGTCGCTTTTATTATCGATCTGATCTTCCTCGAGGAGACCTATCCCCCTGTTATTCTGGTCAGCAAAGCCGCcgagctgaggaggaggaccctCAACTGGGGCATCCACGCCAAGCAGGAAGAGATTGAAATCGACGTCAAGGAGTTGATCACAAAAAACTTTTCCCGGCCGATGAGGCTTCTCTTCTGCGAGCCGATCGTCACGCTGTTGTCGGTATACATGGCGTTTATTTACGGGCTGCTCTATCTCTTTTTGACGGCGTATCCGTTTGTTTTCATGGGGGTCCACGGCATGTCTGCCGGTGTGGCTGGGCTCACGTTTTTCGGCATGATTATCGGGCAGATCATCGCCGGTGTTACCGTGTTGATGCAGCAGCCTTGGTATGCGAGGAAGCTGGCTGCCAACAATGGGGTGCCGGTTCCTGAGTGGAGGTTGCCCTCTGTCATTGCTGGAGGTGTGGCTTTTGCGATTGGGTTGTTTTGGTTCGGGTGGACGGGTTTTACCAAGGATATTCACTGGATTTGGCCGACACTTTCTGGTTTGATGACGGGATTCGGGATAGCCAGCATCTTCTTACAGGCGCTGAACTACCTCGTCGATTCGTATCTGATGTTTGCCGCTTCGGCGATCGCGGGCAACACCTTCTTGCGGTCGTTGGCCGGAGCGGCCTTCCCGCTGTTTGCGAGATACATGTTTGAAGGGATGGGCACCCAGTGGGCCAGCACGCTTCTTGGTTGCATCGGTGTGGCGCTTGTGCCTATTCCGGTCATCTTTTACATGTTTGGTGATCGGATCAGGGCGAAGAGCGCTTATGCCCCGACCTTTGGTGCTGGGCCGGAAGTGGCGGAGAGCGAGACGGGGGATGATTCTGAGCTCGGGCAcggagagaaggaggcgCCTGGCAGCGTGCCCAGGACGGACATGGATGCTGCCCAGAGGGCAGTCTAA
- a CDS encoding hypothetical protein (EggNog:ENOG503NYSA; COG:Q): protein MAPSPYAGHPSRGDSWFAPLSIDLIVKVFKTTFFHPFIAWIIPLCFRAQNMHWDAPPMLVSFAWAGAITLIWMAGVINDRLAFGLPREVDLSEEVIVITGGASGLGLLIAEVYGMRGATVAVLDVEEMENGEARGVTYYKCDVGDKEQIAKVAEKIERELGPPTILINNAAVVLGKPLLSLSLPEIDRSLTTNLLSHFYTIKTFLPGMTRSETGGTIVTISSVIGTLGAAQLTDYAAAKAGVTALHKSLSAELKESHPEIRTMLVTPGQLSTPLFAGVKTPNAFFAPVVEPVDVAKEVIKAIDNGQNASIGMPLYARWVDWYNVLPVGVQKVVRGLAGVDRGMRTFQGRAGSGLGRKGKLEAF, encoded by the exons ATGGCGCCCTCCCCCTACGCCGGCCACCCCTCCCGAGGGGACAGCTGGTtcgcccccctctccatcgaCCTGATCGTCAAAGTCTTCAAaaccaccttcttccaccccttcatcGCCTGGATCATCCCCCTTTGCTTCCGCGCGCAAAACATGCACTGGGACGCGCCCCCCATGCTCGTCTCCTTCGCCTGGGCCGGCGCCATCACCCTGATCTGGATGGCTGGCGTGATTAACGACCGTCTCGCCTTTGGCCTCCCTCGTGAGGTGGACCTCAGCGAGGAGGTCATTGTCATCACTGGTGGCGCTTCCGGGCTCGGGTTGCTGATTGCTGAGGTCTATGGTATGCGCGGCGCGACGGTTGCCGTGCTGGAcgtggaggagatggagaatggggaggCAAGGGGGGTGACGTATTACAAGTGTGATGTTGGCGACAAGGAGCAGATCGCAAAGGTTGCCGAGAAGATTGAGCGCGAG CTTGGCCCCCCTACAATCCTGATCAACAACGCAgccgtcgtcctcggcaaaCCCCTCTtgtccctctccctccccgaaaTCGACCgttccctcaccaccaacctcctctcccactttTACACTATCAAGACCTTCCTCCCGGGCATGACGCGCTCCGAGACCGGCGGAACGATTGTGACAATCTCGTCCGTCATTGGCACCCTCGGCGCCGCGCAGCTGACGGATtacgccgccgccaaagctGGCGTCACCGCTCTTCACAAGTCTCTCTCGGCGGAACTGAAGGAATCACACCCCGAGATTAGAACAATGCTTGTCACCCCGGGGCAGCTCTCCACGCCTTTGTTTGCTGGGGTGAAGACACCCAACGCGTTCTTCGCCCCGGTGGTGGAGCCGGTTGATGTGGCGAAGGAGGTGATCAAGGCGATTGACAACGGGCAGAATGCGAGCATTGGGATGCCGCTTTATGCGAGGTGGGTTGATTGGTATAATGTGCTGCCTGTGGGTGTGCAGAAAGTAGTAAGGGGGTTGGCCGGGGTGGATAGGGGGATGAGGACTTTTCAGGGAAGGGCAGggtcggggttggggaggaaggggaagctTGAGGCTTTTTAA
- a CDS encoding hypothetical protein (EggNog:ENOG503NU7Y; COG:P): MSSAQEPLISASERVDAGGDHDEQQGDEAGGLESGKAIPAAPSWFIWLLTLSAGISGLLFGYDTGVISSTLVSLGESLSNRPLNSLDKSLITASTSLFALLISPFSSVLADSLGRKRVILVADVLFVLGAGVQAACSTVWVMVVGRSIVGMAVGAASFVVPLYIAELAPAEHRGRLVTMNVIFITLGQVVAYIVGYGFGEYGHPETAWRWMVGLGGLPAVVQLFMMTVMPETPRWLVMVGRGLEARGVVEKVAGGKVAAREVDATVKSIEIEVREEQDARRLRRRRGDSKAGWAEGFDELFNIRRNKRALAIACLLQGLQQLCGFNSLMYFSATIFEMLGFPIPTLTSLVVAVTNFAFTLVALLIIDRIGRRRILLWSIPWMVFGLLLAAFGFFLSGVTDSDAPGSPVVILISIMIYVAGYAIGLGNVPWMQSELFALNVRSLGSGIATATNWGANFVIGLTFLMLMDLLGPPLTFTLYALICIGGYVLIWRFYPETAGLSLEDAASLLEDDNWGVR, from the exons ATGAGCAGCGCGCAGGAACCTCTTATTTCGGCCTCGGAGCGGGTAGATGCTGGTGGGGATCATGATGAACAACAAGGCGATGAAGCCGGCGGTCTCGAATCCGGGAAAGCGATCCCCGCAGCGCCGAGTTGGTTTATCTGGCTGTTGACCTTGTCGGCGGGGATATCAGGGTTGCTGTTTGGTT ACGACACAGGCGTCATATCATCTACTCTCGTCTCCCTCGGCGAGTCCCTCTCCAACCGACCGCTTAACTCCCTCGACAAGTCACTCATCACcgcttccacctccctcttcgcgCTTTTGATCTCGCCGTTCTCGTCGGTTCTTGCCGATAGTCTCGGAAGGAAAAGAGTAATACTCGTGGCAGATGTGCTGTTTGTTCTGGGAGCAGGGGTGCAAGCAGCATGCTCAACAgtctgggtgatggtggttgggaggagTATCGTTGGTATGGCGGTGGGAGCAGCAAGCTTCGTCGTGCCGCTATACATTGCTGAGCTGGCCCCGGCGGAACACagagggaggttggtgacCATGAACGTCATCTTCATTACATTGGGCCAGGTCGTTGCGTACATTGTTGGATATGGATTTGGGGAATATGGGCACCCAGAGACCGCGTGGAGATGGATGGTTGGCTTGGGAGGATTGCCAGCAGTGGTGCAGCTTTTCATGATGACGGTTATGCCCGAAACACCGAGATGGTTGGtcatggtggggaggggattggAAGCTAGGGGTGTCGTTGAGAAAGTTGCTGGCGGAAAGGTTGCTGCCCGCGAGGTCGATGCTACGGTCAAAAGCATTGAGATCGAAGTTAGGGAAGAACAAGATGCAAGACGGCtgcgaagaaggagaggtgaTAGCAAGGCCGGCTGGGCCGAAGGTTTCGACGAGCTGTTCAACATCAGGAGAAATAAGAGGGCGTTGGCGATCGCTTGCTTATTGCAGGGCTTACAGCAATTGTGTGGTTTT AACTCGCTCATGTACTTCTCGGCGACCATCTTCGAGATGCTCGGCTTCCCGATCCCGACTCTTACCTCCCTTGTCGTGGCAGTCACCAACTTCGCGTTTACCTTGGTGGCtcttctcatcatcgacCGCATTGGAAGAAGACGCATCCTTCTCTGGTCTATTCCATGGATGGTGTTTGGGCTACTCCTTGCTGCCTTTGGCTTCTTTCTGAGCGGAGTCACAGATAGCGATGCGCCCGGATCTCCAGTCGTCATCCTGATCAGCATCATGATCTATGTGGCAGGCTATGCGATTGGCCTCGGAAACGTCCCATGGATGCAGAGCGAGTTGTTTGCCCTCAACGTGCGGTCGCTGGGAAGCGGCATAGCAACGGCCACAAACTGGGGCGCCAACTTTGTCATTGGCCTgaccttcttgatgttgatggaCTTGTTGGGCCCGCCGCTGACGTTTACCCTATACGCCTTGATCTGCATTGGAGGGTACGTGTTGATCTGGAGATTCTACCCAGAGACAGCCGGCTTGTCTCTCGAAGACGCTGCCTCGCTGTTGGAGGATGACAATTGGGGTGTGAGGTGA
- a CDS encoding hypothetical protein (COG:G; EggNog:ENOG503Q4PK) yields MTTTPNRRHSTMWWDDDTIERTVTRMFVCSHLIPEEIERLDRTLGFGDGLTDGTYWEWIEQKAKRIFLILVELKVPDQIFGVIDDSWDDEDLPIARDQVERLALTPTRDSRLEQEFYEKQFYYLLRPLRKGEHVIYQDSEVVPLEVVEKKHVPGQTPFFDKVMLPSYPGTVFCRVKMPIGGGYSSPEDFLFDVNGIRNVQNDHLASYWASYVQQGYGYALFTNAADYTLKGLLTTTPACFKNMEKKARRRQVMEWIHCLIDTVCFLHNRGLSHGNIKPSTVLFASENHIFLSDLLGYTGLDRNSFDKESYDYAAPEQWFKPSSPSSTSFHRRGTVTSTTASPESPNYITSRSTPDSSQHPMAMMHAPTPHLSPQAADIFSLGCIILDLLSFLVKKHGRPFATHRAAKHKTPSRGGAVPDSSFHRNLSQVESWMTLLVKEAQKKEKDDDIFKGIAPMLHIVEHMLSSHPTDRPDAQDLQTRMYKILTDHCGILEPHCVHQYDNGWDFGMASLKLDTTGNRRASGGSGRHHPRNSIGSRGSGRSSGSVQDLQGQETFLVPRLSRSRSSRGPPSVASSRAPLFAAPREGWKGPMTFWQTDSRMMATR; encoded by the exons ATGACAACGACTCCTAACCGACGTCACAGCACCATGTGGTGGGACGACGACACCATTGAACGCACAGTCACACGCATGTTTGTGTGTAGCCATCTTATTCCTGAGGAAATCGAGCGACTCGACCGCACCCTGGGCTTTGGCGATGGCTTGACCGATGGGACTTATTGGGAGTGGATCGAGCAAAAGGCCAAGAGGATCTTCCTCATTCTTGTTGAGCTCAAAGTCCCTGACCAGATCTTCGGCGTGATTGACGACTCGTGGGACGACGAGGACCTGCCTATTGCTCGGGACCAAGTTGAGCGACTCGCCCTGACCCCTACTAGAGACAGCAGGCTGGAACAGGAATTCTACGAAAAGCAGTTTTACTATCTACTTCGACCTCTGCGCAAGGGCGAGCATGTCATCTACCAAGATAGCGAGGTGGTTCCGCTGGAGGTGGTCGAAAAGAAGCACGTCCCCGGCCAGACCCCTTTCTTCGACAAGGTCATGCTTCCAAGCTACCCAGGAACCGTGTTCTGTCGTGTGAAGATGCCGATTGGCGGCGGCTACTCGAGCCCGGAAGACTTTCTGTTCGACGTGAACGGCATTCGCAACGTCCAGAACGACCATCTCGCTTCTTACTGGGCGTCCTATGTTCAACAAGGCTATGGCTATGCCCTCTTCACCAATGCGGCCGACTACACTCTCAAGggcctcctcaccacaacGCCAGCATGCTTCAAGAACATGGAGAAAAAGGCACGACGGCGACAGGTTATGGAATGGATCCACTGTCTCATTGACACGGTGTGTTTCCTTCACAACAGAGGCCTATCTCACGGCAACATCAAGCCTTCCACAGTCTTGTTTGCCAGCGAGAACCATATCTTCCTTTCAGACTTGCTTGGTTACACTGGACTGGACAGAAACTCGTTCGACAAAGAGTCATATGACTACGCGGCGCCGGAGCAGTGGTTTAAACCGAGCTCACCATCGTCAACTTCGTTTCACCGCCGAGGAACCGTGACATCCACGACAGCTTCACCTGAAAGCCCCAACTATATCACCAGCCGTTCCACCCCCGATTCCAGCCAGCACCCGATGGCCATGATGCATGCACCCACGCCTCACCTGAGTCCCCAAGCGGCAGACATCTTTTCCCTCGGTTGCATAATTCTGGACCTCCTCAGCTTCCTGGTAAAGAAGCACGGAAGACCGTTCGCAACACATCGGGCCGCAAAGCACAAGACCCCTAGCAGGGGCGGTGCTGTCCCTGACTCGTCGTTTCATCGGAACCTATCTCAGGTCGAGAGCTGGATGACCCTACTGGTCAAGGAAGCCcagaaaaaggagaaggacgacGACATATTCAAAGGCATCGCCCCTATGCTTCATATTGTTGAGCACATGCTTTCCTCTCATCCTACCGACCGCCCTGACGCCCAAGACTTACAGACGAGAATGTACAAGATTTTAACGGATCATTGCGGGATTTTGGAGCCGCACTGTGTACATCAGTATGACAACGGCTGGGACTTTGGCATGGCAAGCCTGAAGCTTGACACCACTGGTAATAGACGAGCCAGTGGTGGTTCAGGACGTCACCACCCACGGAACAGCATTGGAAGCAGGGGAAGCGGACGAAGCTCAGGTTCTGTTCAGGACCTGCAGGGCCAGGAAACCTTTCTAGTCCCTCGGCTCTCCAGGTCAAGGAGCTCTAGAGGACCTCCTTCCGTTGCATCGAGCCGGGCTCCCCTTTTCGCTG caccaagagAGGGTTGGAAAGGCCCAATGACGTTTTGGCAAACGGATTCGCGAATGATGGCCACTAGGTAG